A part of Capsicum annuum cultivar UCD-10X-F1 chromosome 6, UCD10Xv1.1, whole genome shotgun sequence genomic DNA contains:
- the LOC107873378 gene encoding acid phosphatase 1, whose amino-acid sequence MTILRIFIFLVLFTVAIGNENLNSHVFPRPLIIEYPENNEPQYYKDDEVQLKCTSWRFAVEANNLSPWKTVPEECAHYVRQYIVGPGYNMDIDRVSDEAVAFANSVNLGADAKDVWVFDVDETLLSNLPYYADHGYGLEIFDSMEFDKWVETGMAPALGSSLKLYQEVLSLGFKVFLLTGRSERHRNVTVENLMNAGFHDWDKLILRGSDDHGKTATTYKSERRNEMVEEGFRIVGNSGDQWSDLLGSSMSNRSFKLPNPIYYIP is encoded by the exons ATGACAATTTTGAGAATTTTCATATTCTTGGTGCTGTTTACCGTCGCCATTGGTAACGAAAATCTCAACTCCCATGTCTTTCCTAGGCCATTAATTATCGAGTATCCCGAAAATAATGAACCCCAGTATTACAAGGATGATGAGGTTCAGTTGAAGTGTACGAGTTGGAGGTTTGCTGTTGAAGCTAATAATTTAAGCCCATGGAAGACTGTTCCAGAGGAATGTGCTCACTATGTCAGGCAATACATTGTGGGTCCAGGTTATAACATGGACATTGACAGGGTTTCTGATGAAGCTGTAGCTTTTGCGAATAGTGTGAATTTGGGAGCTGATGCAAAAGATGTGTGGGTTTTCGATGTTGATGAAACCTTGCTTTCTAATCTTCCCTATTATGCTGATCATGGTTATGG ATTGGAGATATTTGATAGTATGGAATTCGATAAATGGGTTGAGACGGGAATGGCGCCAGCCTTAGGGTCCAGTTTGAAGCTTTATCAAGAAGTTCTGAGTCTGGGATTCAAAGTTTTCTTGCTAACTGGGCGCAGCGAAAGACACAGAAATGTTACAGTGGAGAATTTAATGAATGCTGGATTTCACGATTGGGACAAGCTCATTCTGAG AGGCTCAGACGATCATGGCAAGACAGCAACAACCTATAAATCAGAGAGACGAAATGAGATGGTAGAAGAGGGGTTCCGAATAGTGGGCAACTCAGGAGATCAATGGAGTGATCTGCTAGGTTCCTCCATGTCTAATCGCTCATTCAAGCTTCCAAATCCCATCTATTACATTCCCTAA